In Danaus plexippus chromosome 19, MEX_DaPlex, whole genome shotgun sequence, the following are encoded in one genomic region:
- the LOC116767943 gene encoding cytochrome P450 4C1-like translates to MLWPIFFGLLVCVVVWRLIKQEPNDLAHLPGPPRTPIFGSVFMFLGKSHSELFKMLVELPKKYGNRLVIKAMHRYILHVYKVEDIEIVLTHSRNIKKNKPYTFIEPWLGTGLLISNGSKWQKRRKILTPTFHFDILKGFVKVFEEQSRNLTTMLRKKLQESNVVDTMAIMSDFTLYIICETAMGIRLNADKSAEKMMYKKAIMEIGQIVMKRLTTVWLHSDLIFYNMPIGKKFTKCLENVHSFADNVILERKKKYESVANEDGGRRRLAFLDLLLEAERNGEIDLEGVREEVNTFMFEGHDTTATALAFGLVLLADSEEVQERLFEECQRVGPEPSVSELNDMKYLEAVVKEILRLYPSVPFIGREITEDFMLDDIKVKKGCEVVVHIYDVHRRPDLYPDPEAFKPERFLDEEKRHPYSYVPFSAGPRNCIGQKFAKLQMKVVISEIVRNFKLSPLVAGARPDLKVDLVLRPAETIYVKFYPR, encoded by the exons aTGCTGTGGCCGatattttttggattactGGTTTGTGTGGTGGTGTGGAGACTTATCAAACAGGAGCCCAATGACCTTGCACACCTGCCTGGACCTCCAAGGACACCAATATTTGGATCAGTTTTTATGTTCCTGGGAAAATCTCATA gcGAACTCTTCAAAATGTTGGTTGAGCTTCCAAAGAAATATGGAAATCGTCTTGTTATCAAGGCAATGCACCGGTATATTCTTCATGTATACAAAGTCGAGGACATCGAG atTGTTCTAACACATTCGAGAAACATCAAGAAGAATAAACCTTACACGTTCATAGAGCCGTGGTTGGGAACTGGCCTTCTTATTAGTAatg GCAGTAAATGGCAGAAACGGCGAAAAATCTTGACACCGACATTCCATTTCGACATTTTAAAGGGATTCGTAAAAGTATTCGAAGAGCAAAGTAGGAATCTGACAACAATGCTCAGGAAAAAACTGCAGGAGTCAAATGTTGTCGACACTATGGCCATCATGAGCGATTTtacactttatattatatgtg AGACGGCTATGGGTATAAGATTAAATGCGGATAAAAGCGCTGAAAAAATGATGTATAAGAAGGCCATCATGGAAATAGGACAGATAGTGATGAAGAGGCTGACCACAGTGTGGCTTCACAGTGACCTGATCTTTTACAATATGCCCATCGGAAAGAAATTCACCAAGTGTTTGGAAAACGTGCATTCCTTCGCTGATAACGTGATCCTGgagaggaaaaaaaaatacgagagCGTCGCAAATGAGGATGGTGGGAGAAGGAGATTAGCGTTTTTAGACTTACTCCTTGAAGCGGAGAGGAACGGAGAAATAGATTTGGAGGGAGTAAGAGAAGaggttaatacatttatgtttgag ggtCATGACACAACAGCTACCGCTTTAGCATTTGGCCTGGTGTTGCTCGCCGACAGCGAGGAGGTTCAG gAACGTCTCTTCGAGGAGTGTCAGCGGGTCGGTCCTGAGCCGAGTGTGTCCGAGTTGAACGACATGAAGTATTTAGAAGCTGTGGTCAAAGAAATCTTGAGGTTGTATCCAAGCGTGCCGTTTATAGGACGAGAAATTACCGAGGACTTTATGTTAG ATGACATCAAAGTAAAGAAAGGCTGTGAAGTAGTCGTTCATATATACGACGTACATCGAAGACCGGATCTATATCCGGATCCCGAAGCTTTCAAACCGGAAAGATTTCTGGACGAAGAGAAACGACATCCCTACTCCTATGTACCGTTCAGTGCTGGGCCACGAAATTGCATTG GTCAAAAGTTCGCCAAGCTCCAGATGAAGGTCGTCATTAGTGAGATAGTCCGTAATTTCAAGTTGTCACCGCTGGTCGCTGGCGCACGACCCGACCTCAAGGTCGATCTAGTACTGAGACCTGCTGAAACCATCTACGTGAAATTTTATCCtcgatag